Proteins from a genomic interval of Rosa chinensis cultivar Old Blush chromosome 2, RchiOBHm-V2, whole genome shotgun sequence:
- the LOC112184277 gene encoding aminoacylase-1 — MAVVEYRRPRRQSAPDPLSLSSIKWPDSDPTLSSILLNSYTDVVLAEHRKWPHHPFSALVDPSGKIYARGSQDMKCNGLQYLEAIRRLKASGFKQTRTVYLSFVPDEEIGGHDGAEKFAESDIFKALNVGIVLDEGLASPSEHYRAFYAERCPWWLIIKATGAPGHGAKLYDNTAMENILKSIESVRRFRASQFDLVKAGLKAEGEVVSVNMAFLKAGTPCPTVS; from the exons ATGGCCGTGGTAGAATATCGCCGACCGAGGAGACAGAGTGCcccagatccactttctctctcctccatcaaaTGGCCCGACTCCGACCCGACTCTCTCCTCCATCCTCCTCAACTCCTACACCGACGTCGTCCTGGCCGAGCACAGAAAGTGGCCCCACCATCCTTTCTCGGCCCTCGTCGACCCGAGTGGGAAAATCTACGCCAGAGGCTCCCAGGACATGAAGTGCAACGGGCTTCAGTACCTAGAGGCCATTCGACGGCTTAAGGCTTCTGGGTTTAAGCAGACTCGGACTGTTTACTTGTCTTTCGTTCCTGATGAGGAGATTGGTGGTCATGATGGCGCTGAGAAGTTTGCTGAATCTGATATTTTCAAAGCCTTGAACGTTGGGATAGTTCTCGATGAAG GGTTGGCCTCGCCGAGCGAGCATTATAGGGCTTTCTATGCGGAGAGGTGCCCATGGTGGCTGATCATCAAGGCTACTGGGGCTCCTGGTCATGGGGCTAAGCTGTATGACAACACTGCCATGGAGAATATATTGAAGAGCATTGAGAGTGTGAGGAGATTTCGTGCTTCACAGTTTGATTTGGTGAAGGCGGGTTTGAAGGCTGAAGGGGAGGTCGTCTCTGTCAATATGGCATTTTTGAAGGCTGGCACACCCTGTCCGACTGTAAGTTGA